atagaaCTGCACAAATAAGTACTTGAACCAGAGTCTATAATCCAATTAGatatagaagaaactgtaaggttagtttCGATAATGAGCAGATCAGACATACCTTTAGAAGGTGTGccgttcttcttgttctttaggcttGTCAAGTAGGTAGGGTAGTTCCTCTTCCATTAGCCATCATTTttgcaatggaaacactttctTCTCTATGCCCTTCTTCTCAGAAACTTCCTTCCTCTGCTTattctccaccttctgcttcttcacgaatATCTTTTTCTTCCCAatggactttctcttggaagaagaagtccactccatagctAGAATAGtaccccttaaactcttcaagatgcCTTGCGTAGTCACCAGCATGTTGAGCAACTCGACATTGGTGCactggatcttattcatatggtaatttatgatAAATTGCGCATATGAATCAATgaaagattgcaggatcaaatcaatCTGCAACTCTTTGTCCATGGATATTtcgagcttctcaaactccttcaagtccttgatcattatcaaacaatgctcatggactgactgtgcATCACACATTTTCATCTAGAAGAGTCTCTTGGACGCTTCGTagcgagctgtgcgactctgctcacccTATAACTCTTGTATGTGAGCTAGTATGCTCCTAATAGTTTTTATGTCCTTATGCTGGCATTGGAGCTCATTGGATATAGAAGCCAATACGTAGCACCGGGTCTTACTGTCATCATCTAACCACTTCTCGTTGGTAGCCCTTTGATCAGGGGTCGGACGAGCTAATAGTGTAAGATCCTGATCAAGTACATAGATCAGCTTTTCGAAACTCAAAACTGTCTTTAAGTTCTAGAGCCAATCCTTgtaattgggtccagtcaatcgaTTGTTTTCTAAGATACAGACAAAAGGATTTGAAGCAGATATTTTTCTACAGAGTgaagaagatttaattagattttgtaattgacttcttttagtttgttttagagtttttattttaaaaacaaacttgACTCCTACTATTTTCTTGGATCTCCCACAGTCCTCGGGCAGAGATACAGAAACCTCCATGATTAAGATTTCAAGTAGGTATTGTGGTCCATCAATTGGcataccacctcacctaatattaTTGACGATATGTCAACCAATGCGTAGATAGctcttgtccaatgcttctcaaaaaaattacaatggtcatcaatctttaatttttaaagcttcacctaacagttattgacttattccttagttaagtcagatccaccattctTACGaaagtgaagccatcattgagattctcacctaatagttattaggtccaaccccatctccaccgcgtagcatctcatgctaatagagtggttgcgtcttTCTTAATGCAACTGAACTATTGTATCTAGTCAAGAACAGTCAACATTCAGAAGGGCTTGCgcatctacaatggtgaaagatcgTTCGATTTAATATTTGTGAGGAGATTTAATTTATGTCTTCTTTAGATTCTAATTGTTTATTTACATCGCATGTAAATCCATAATTATATTGGATCTACTAGTGAGATCGTGTCTTGACTCATTAAAGCCAGACTCATAGTGCAATGCAATCGTGGTGAACTCAACGCTAAGCATCCCAAATCAATTTAGTCTAccaaattagtcagataagtggagatcggtgggaggctccccaCTGCTAGTGTAatgatcctaattaagtaaccacctttcaaagtacttaccttagacaccaataggtcagcCTCATTCAAATTGACTACAGCTTTTGGTTCCTCACCATAAATTGGTCTATTGCAATCATCTAAGGTGTATTCATGATACAACCCTACATCTAGGGTGTAGTGATGATCACTATATGTATCAATGAAACATGACATGCTTATCTCATAATCAGATTaagtcttttcttttctcaaaagatgacTTATGATTAAAGGATCTCATTActtatcatcctaggacaactttTAGCATAACACCCATTataccaagacaaccttatatcaggatgatCCTTGATAACCCTAATGTTtatcaattataatttttaatttttcattaaaatttttgatctaaaccctagatctaatctaaattttagataaagcataaaaaaatcagaatcaaataaaatagaaaattagatctaatctaacaatcATGTTTAATTGTAAATAGAAAATTCAGATCTTAtctaaatttcatatataattgataaacataaatttttagatccaatctGAAACAGAGATCTAatcgtgagaaaataattcaaatctaatctgaattttagatctaaagaatgTGATCATGCAACTTTtactctaataccagttgaaggaacaTCTAGGACATACATGCtagaacaataaaaattttatacatgcagTAGAAGCGAATTTATCTAACATATATCTTATAGATCTCATCTCATGAGATCATCTCTATCATGTTCTTAGGATTTATAtatagcaaataaaattttagcaaagcaaaattatgaagatctcatcttcacctttgtgcgggtaggtATTCAGCGTAATTTGATGATTGCAGATATCTTTTCGATTTTTTTAAAACcaacaagtatccgatctctacagatatccacagaaACGATCTAGGACTCtccttctttgtttcttcttcaagAAAACAGCATATAACTTGATGGAAGATGGGAAAACAAGAGAAACTCCATCTCTCTAGACAACGCACCAACCCTTGGCATGTAGAAAGAGGGACacccaactccttgggcatggaAGCCAAAACACCTGTAACCCTTGGGTGTGGAGGcatgaggaagagaggagaggagagggcgTGAAAgccaagagagagaggaggtgtggaggcTTGGAGCTTTGGACTGCTTAGGATTTAGAGATCACATCTCAAGACCCTTTTATAGGCCAAAAGGAGTCTTGCTTTGTTTAgaactttgatcaaatcaaatctttatctcataaggaaTCCAAAACCAACTCATATAAGGATTTTTGGATGCCTCCTATTTGCCTTAATTGGCATCAAACCCTAATGGGGCATGCATCCCATCTTAGTCTCCTAATCCTTATCGCATAAGGTCAAGAGGGTGCCAACTGCGCCAACAGTTGGCGCCCCATGGATCCAATCCAATTTGGCTGTGAGCCCAATTTCTTCCAACTTTAATTATGATAGAAAATCAACTCTTGGCTACCCATATTGCATGCGATTGACTTGGTCCAATTCCCATCTCATAGGGATTCAAGTTTaaagaagatttagatttaacCATGCACTAGCATAGTATTCCTAAACTCAATAGAATTTCTTAAATCCTTAACCAATTGAACCATATGAGTCCAATTGCTCAATCCTAAATCCAATTTCTTTTGTtatatatattgtgatctcctcaataatatcattgaaacttctttcaatggattggaaccctttctaattcagtcaatttgagaattattaatcatccgaataatttttaattgttcTATAATctaccagtaacacctagcagtatgtagtggcaatctagcagaactgaatagatgaacctctagatgtagttatcatgtgattcggTTCTTCTATGGTAAGTCCGACAAGACTAAGGTTATGGATAACTCATCAACTTGAtcttgtcatatgtaagattcaaTCAATCTGAGTTCTTAGTGAAATCTtatggaaactcctttccatcatgcACACTTACTATGGCCATGGACTTTCGAACTCAGTTTCATGATCCTCATAAGACTTCTCCCTTGCTatcaggttgatagatcccatatagatgCATATCCTATTCTTACAataaatctactgtagccaacatatacctcaagattcTACATGGTTAGAAGATCGAATTATAgaatagtcaaactacagcaatctcattaTAAATAGTCGAGACACCGCAGGTCCAAAAACTAtccatactactgcagcatcgagtatgTCACAACAAAaaatagatatccaagtgactactCGTGTTGGCCACGGTCGGCATACTTGTTCTTTAATAACACTTGCATTTTCGCTTAGTATTTCTACactgtagattcgagactcatctacccataagaAACGATCCGCTCACCaacctatctggatcaatcaccattcctGTATGATCTTAAGGTCGGAAGCAGTTTATAAATTAACTATCAATAGCACaagccttaaattctcaattcttaGAATATTTGTCaccattttattaatttattgaaTGATTTTTAGACACATTATATAATATGAAtggataaataatctaaattttatttattaataagtcAAAATTACAAACTATGTCTTTAGAAAAATTAATATGTTGGCCTAATTGACTTCTAAGGTATATATCTAATAGAGCctagattttttaataaatttgatctaaccaagaTGGCTTGGTTTAGATTCCTTTTGCTGGGTAAATTTCGGATCTGGTTGCATCGGCATGTCTGGAGAAGGATAAATTCAAAATGGCTCGAGGATATAGATCACCAGTACCAGGTTAGAACATGGTTGTTTTATTGGTTTGGGTGCAGCTCATGCACGAGAGTTCTCAAACAGTGTTGTAATCTAattaatctatatatgtatgttaaTCCATGCTGTTTCCcaattgctgctgctgcatgcaATTTAGTCCTCTTCATCATCGGACAGCTTGCAAGTCTTAGAAGAGGATGTGTGGAATATGACTATATGAGTAGGAATGAAAGTGAATAGGATAATAGCTATCCAGATTCATTTTCGTATCcgaatttattagatatggtagaaATTGGAGCATCCGataatattcatattcatatccattaaaaaaaaaaatagatatagatagttatttatctaatacatATCTAATATCTGATTCTATttgtaatcttatttaattttatataatatttataatttttttaaaaaataaataatcatattaAAGGGCTATTAACTTGATTGGCTATCTACATAGTAATATCTTTAGTTTTGTggtcataaaatttaatcattcgattatatattttaattatatctatattttaatatttaatttatatcatattatttaaaataaatataattaaaatttttatattcgattaatatctatatttatattcgtTAAATAAAATGAATATCAATATAGATATATTAGTTTCCGGCCCGTATCCAATTCTTTGTCAGCTCTGAATATTAGATTGTGTTTGGTCACCATCTTGCTATCTTTTAGCTTTAGTGGATTATCCAAGGAACACGGAGGGACTCTGAAGAAACCATTGTTCCTATCACTCATCAGCAATGACAACAGCAAACTGATCAACTCAATTGTAATCCTTCCAATAGCCGCCTTGGCCAAGTTGTTCTCCCCAACCTTAAAACGATGGTCATCTACAAGAGAAACGGAACCATTTCTGTGTTCTGTCTAATATAACTAGCTTTACCCCTCTAAAACCCATTTCAACTAGCACAAGTGCAAAAACAAATTTCTCTGATTTatgttattatttatttttgggAATTTTGATACTGACTATTTTACTGAGATGGTTTGATGACAATAAAAATGGTACAATTCATGTTTTTCTTAAAAGACAATGGTGCACTAGATATATAATAATGCTTTATTTCCATTGCTAATATGGTTCTGACCATAGTGACAAGTTTGGCTTTTTCTGAGCAATTCAACAAGGGCAAAGATGGGAATTTGCAagggaaaaattataaagaatttgcaaaaaaattgttttagTCGCAAGTTTGGCTTCTTCTGAGCAATTCAACAAACGGCGGAGATGGGAATTTGGAAGGGAAAAAATACAAAgaatttgttaaaaaaattccaaacaaaCAAACTTAGGTAATCAAAACTTTTGCTTgacttttgaaaattttaaagcaTGGAAGAAACAATTATAAGCAATAGTGAAAACACCATTATTATAGCAGTCTTAGTATTTAATTTGCGACTCCTAATGATTCTTTGAGTTCTATATAATTTGTGAATAAATTCAAAACTTTGTGAATTTGTGGATAATTAACTTTGTAAATTGTTGCATAATTCTTAATTCAATTGCATTATAATAATTTAGAGTACACCCACCCTAGGGAAAAATCTAGAATTATTTGAGAATTTTGCATTAATTTGGGAAATATTTTtcctataattaaaaaaaataatatgattgaAAAAGTTTCCTTTGACaataaaagaaaattaaagaaTGCCGTTCAAAGAAAAGAAGGATCCAAATATTGGAAAAATGGGCCATCCAACACTCAAACCAGAGGCCTCTGTTTTCAAGAGTGTAAGCCCTAAAACAATACCTCTTTCCCcaaaaaatagaaagaataaATGTTGCTCAGCACAATAGGCTCAACCATGTGTCTTAATCACAAGGTTTTATTTACCATTAAAGGTATCAAGTGTGTTGAAGTCCATAAATAATATGCATACAAAACAACTACATTGCCTCGGACAAAAGCAGACCAAGCACAAATGTAGACCATGACGCCAATAAGAGTACAAGACAACGAACAACTTGTTGACCTGAAGACCGGCGCAAACACGCTCATTCAAAACCAAATAAATAAAGAGGGACCATGCAacaagactctctctctctctctctctcactcacagCCAACAACCCATGGAAACAAAGAGATGGGACCAAGCAGCAAAGGCTTCATTGCTCCATTTCTTTCATTTGTCCATATATCACTGTCAACCTTTCATACACACTCCTACAAATTTACTTTGTGGTGCACTGACTTGAACATAGCATCATCCTCTAATAGGCTCTTGGTGATACAAGTGAAGGAACTTAAGGAGGTAGGTGAGAGTAGAAGATGGTGAGGAAGAGAAAAAGCCTTGTGGAGGTAAAGGAGGAGGGCACAAGAGTCGCCAAGACCAGCAGCTGGGATGAGGCTGTGATGGAAGCAGCTGCCTCTGGGGGTGGTCGCCGTCCCCGGAATCGCTTCGTTGGGGTACGACAGCGGCCATCGGGACGGTGGGTGGCGGAGATCAAGGATACAGTCCAGAAGATAAGGGTGTGGCTCGGTACATTCGACACGGCCGAGGATGCCGCTCGGGCCTACGATGAGGCTGCCTGCCTGCTTCGCGGCGCCAGCACTCGCACCAACTTCTGGCCATGTTCTCCGGCGTCGCACCGCTTGCCACCGGCCCTTCCATCCAAGATTTACAACCACCTCCTCATGAGGCTGAAAGCTAGTAATTCTCTGGCTGGTGACGGTGCTGCTGTTCCATTGCCTGAAAACCAGCAGCCAccccagcagcagcagcagcagtgtgGTGATGAAGGACTAGATGACATTGATGACTTCCAATTCACCGACTTCTTGAATGATCCAAACGTATCAGATTCTATTCTTACAAATAATACTAGCTTTCATGATGATATATGGAAGA
This genomic window from Elaeis guineensis isolate ETL-2024a chromosome 13, EG11, whole genome shotgun sequence contains:
- the LOC105056163 gene encoding ethylene-responsive transcription factor ERN1-like, which produces MVRKRKSLVEVKEEGTRVAKTSSWDEAVMEAAASGGGRRPRNRFVGVRQRPSGRWVAEIKDTVQKIRVWLGTFDTAEDAARAYDEAACLLRGASTRTNFWPCSPASHRLPPALPSKIYNHLLMRLKASNSLAGDGAAVPLPENQQPPQQQQQQCGDEGLDDIDDFQFTDFLNDPNVSDSILTNNTSFHDDIWKSVQSNCTKEVEQSERELDQNMVMVGQFGTKVVGEEEEVMGDLEAMDFQFVDSLEGSSCLYSPFEVVEEVTEQIEQEESGAGDEKWMFASPMKRMKYERRISASLYAISGISECLNLRLGEGRGVHDSTSLGIACEEDKGDEVKKVGDGLEVEVENSQHQAN